Proteins encoded in a region of the Equus asinus isolate D_3611 breed Donkey chromosome X, EquAss-T2T_v2, whole genome shotgun sequence genome:
- the LOC123282527 gene encoding probable ATP-dependent RNA helicase DDX53 yields MAWAPEWRRAEPRDVRASRDGRGGTGGSGLSRYWEPRAFGSREPPLCFRIKNSMVGAVIGRGGSKIKDIQSMTSTKIQIVKGDSEAEVKIFGSEAMKGKAKALIQTLVRKQEGRYSSVASVDNAASQSSAGRDLRTRPVVRQVRPLIDWDHVKAEGAAWAKRKWADLPPIKKNFYVESTATSSLSQVQVDAWRQENFNITCEDLKDGEKRPIPNPTCKFEDAFEHYPEVLKSIKKAGFQRPTPIQSQAWPIVLQGMDLIGVAQTGTGKTLSYLIPGFIHLDSQPISREERNGPGMLVLTPTRELALQVEAECSKYSYKGLKSVCVYGGGNRKEQIQHITKGVDIIIATPGRLNDLQMNKCVNLRSITYLVLDEADKMLDLGFEGQITKILLDVRPDRQTVMTSATWPHTIRRLARSYLKEPMIVYVGTLDLVAVNTVKQDIIVTTEEEKRTLIQEFLRNLSPEDKAIIFVSRKLVADDLSSDLSIQGVPVQSLHGSREQFDREQALDDFRSGRVKILIATDLAARGLDVRDVTHVYNYDFPKNLEEYVHRVGRTGRAGKTGVSVTLMTQADWKIATELIKILERANQSVPEDLLKMAEQCKLQKGKKDSGNGARNPQGKAKQFY; encoded by the coding sequence ATGGCCTGGGCCCCCGAGTGGAGGAGGGCAGAGCCTCGAGATGTCAGGGCCAGCCGGGATGGCAGGGGCGGCACGGGCGGCAGCGGCCTCTCCAGGTACTGGGAGCCGAGGGCCTTTGGCTCCCGGGAACCACCCCTGTGCTTCAGAATAAAGAACAGTATGGTTGGCGCTGTGATTGGTCGCGGAGGGTCAAAGATAAAAGACATCCAGAGTATGACGAGCACCAAAATACAGATCGTAAAAGGTGACTCTGAAGCCGAGGTCAAGATTTTTGGCAGCGAAGCCATGAAGGGAAAAGCGAAAGCACTTATACAAACCCTCGTGCGAAAACAAGAAGGAAGGTACAGTTCGGTAGCCAGTGTAGATAATGCTGCCTCCCAGTCCTCTGCTGGGAGAGACTTACGCACACGCCCCGTTGTTAGACAAGTGCGGCCGCTGATAGACTGGGATCACGTTAAGGCAGAAGGGGCGGCGtgggcaaaaagaaaatgggcGGATTTACCACCAATCAAGAAAAACTTCTACGTAGAATCCACAGCAACAAGCTCGCTGTCTCAAGTGCAAGTAGACGCTTGGAGACAGGAAAATTTCAACATAACGTGTGAGGACCTGAAAGATGGCGAAAAACGTCCCATCCCCAACCCGACCTGTAAATTTGAGGATGCCTTTGAGCACTATCCCGAGGTCCTGAAAAGCATTAAGAAAGCAGGTTTCCAAAGGCCAACGCCCATTCAGTCACAGGCATGGCCGATTGTGCTACAAGGAATGGATCTGATAGGAGTTGCCCAAACCGGGACAGGCAAGACCTTGTCTTATTTGATACCCGGCTTTATTCACCTTGATTCTCAGCCCATatctagagaagaaagaaatgggccTGGCATGCTCGTCCTCACCCCCACGCGAGAGCTAGCTCTTCAGGTCGAGGCAGAATGTTCTAAGTATTCCTACAAAGGTCTCAAAAGCGTTTGTGTATACGGCGGTGGAAACAGAAAAGAGCAAATTCAGCACATTACCAAAGGCGTCGACATCATTATTGCAACTCCTGGACGACTGAATGATCTGCAGATGAACAAGTGTGTCAACCTACGAAGCATCACTTACTTGGTGTTAGACGAAGCGGATAAAATGTTGGATCTGGGCTTTGAAGGCCAGATCACGAAGATTCTATTAGATGTGCGCCCAGACCGGCAGACTGTTATGACAAGTGCAACGTGGCCACACACCATTCGCCGACTTGCAAGATCTTATTTGAAAGAGCCTATGATTGTTTATGTCGGTACCCTAGATCTCGTTGCTGTCAATACAGTGAAGCAAGACATCATTGTCaccacagaggaagaaaaacgAACTCTTATCCAAGAATTCCTACGGAACCTGTCACCCGAAGACAAAGCTATCATATTTGTCAGCAGAAAGCTGGTTGCAGATGACTTATCAAGCGATCTGAGCATCCAGGGCGTCCCGGTACAATCCCTGCACGGCAGCAGAGAGCAGTTTGACCGCGAGCAGGCGTTAGACGACTTCCGAAGTGGAAGAGTGAAGATATTGATTGCTACCGATTTAGCAGCCCGAGGCCTCGATGTCAGGGATGTCACACACGTATACAACTACGATTTCCCAAAGAATCTTGAGGAATACGTGCATAGAGTAGGGCGTACTGGAAGAGCAGGCAAGACTGGAGTCTCTGTCACCCTTATGACTCAAGCTGACTGGAAGATTGCCACTGAATTGATTAAAATTCTGGAAAGAGCTAATCAAAGTGTCCCAGAAGATCTTCTGAAAATGGCAGAGCAATGCAagttgcagaaaggaaaaaaggactcAGGCAATGGAGCCAGAAACCCTCAAGGAAAAGCCAAGCAGTTTTACTGA